In Panthera tigris isolate Pti1 chromosome C1, P.tigris_Pti1_mat1.1, whole genome shotgun sequence, the following proteins share a genomic window:
- the LYPD6B gene encoding ly6/PLAUR domain-containing protein 6B — protein sequence MLPLRHALAVAVVQIFILSENWASAKNINFYNVRPPLDPTPFPNSFKCFTCENARDNYNCNRWAEDKWCPQNTQYCLTVHHFTSHGRSTSITKKCASRSECHFVGCHHSRDSEHTECRSCCEGMICNVELPTNHTNAVFAVMHAQRTSGSSAPTLYLPVLAWVSVPLLT from the exons ATGCTGCCCCTCCGTCATGCTCTGGCTGTAGCTGTTGTCCAGATCTTTATCTTGTCAGAAAACTGGGCATCGGCCAAGAACATCAACTTCTACAACGTGAGGCCTCCTCTGGACC ctacGCCATTTCCAAATAGCTTCAAGTGTTTTACCTGTGAAAATGCAAGGGATAATTATAACTGCAATCGATGGGCAGAAGACAAATGGTGCCCACAAA ATACACAGTACTGTCTGACAGTTCACCACTTCACCAGCCATGGAAGAAGTACATCCATTACCAAAAAATGTGCCTCCAGAAGTGAATGTCATTTTGTTGGCTGCCACCACAGCCGAGATTCTGAACATACA GAGTGTAGGTCTTGCTGTGAAGGAATGATCTGTAATGTAGAGTTACCCACCAACCACACTAATGCAGTCTTCGCCGTGATGCATGCTCAGAGAACATCCGGCAGCAGTGCCCCCACGCTCTACCTACCAGTGCTGGCCTGGGTCTCCGTGCCTCTGCTAACATGA